A stretch of the Ctenopharyngodon idella isolate HZGC_01 chromosome 14, HZGC01, whole genome shotgun sequence genome encodes the following:
- the foxa gene encoding forkhead box A sequence yields MIDEVKRERGDQWMSYYSSEVYYGADSLPLGPRGYSPPEHHYLSYGPSCDSAAAGNTGRLESPVGILPPPNPKGYAESNSNEPEFPALKSVYRRTLSHAKPPYSYISLICMAIQQSPAKRLTLNEIYDWIRQLFPYYRQNQQRWQNSIRHSLSFNDCFVRVPRSPDSPGKGSYWALHPDSGNMFENGCYMRRQKRFKCQKATSPSATKNSDGEAVKVEGKKKKVEVKTVISSCKSPVPPSSDATTQHSDILSVSYPTTKAPFSSHLPQHLTHSHTLFPTQTPDISTHSLSVPFPTMSTPNLQSVPSASVETSLHCESTSQNPISVPRLMDLQYCETPVSYPVYCQTNSHPNFTSYAGDSVYYPGFSMCSAPLLSSS; encoded by the exons ATGATTGACGAAGTAAAACGTGAGAGAGGCGATCAATGGATGTCATATTACTCCAGCGAG GTGTATTATGGAGCAGACAGTCTGCCTCTGGGCCCTAGAGGATATTCCCCCCCAGAGCATCACTACCTGAGTTACGGCCCATCGTGTGATTCAGCAGCTGCGGGAAACACCGGGAGGCTTGAAAGCCCAGTGGGGATACTGCCTCCACCAAATCCCAAAGGATACGCTGAAAGCAACTCCAATGAACCTGAGTTTCCAGCACTGAAATCAGTTTACAGACGGACCTTAAGCCATGCCAAACCGCCGTATTCCTACATTTCTCTTATCTGCATGGCAATCCAGCAATCACCAGCGAAGAGACTGACTCTGAACGAGATCTACGACTGGATCCGCCAACTCTTCCCGTATTACAGACAGAATCAACAGCGATGGCAAAACTCCATCCGCCATTCCCTGTCGTTCAACGACTGCTTCGTGCGCGTACCGAGATCGCCAGACTCGCCAGGGAAAGGCTCGTACTGGGCCCTGCACCCTGACTCCGGTAACATGTTCGAAAACGGCTGCTACATGCGTCGCCAGAAGCGTTTCAAGTGCCAAAAGGCGACGTCGCCATCAGCAACGAAAAATTCGGATGGGGAAGCTGTGAAAGTtgaagggaagaaaaaaaaggtgGAGGTCAAGACAGTCATCTCTTCTTGCAAATCACCTGTACCTCCTTCGAGTGACGCCACAACACAGCATTCAGATATATTATCAGTGTCCTATCCAACCACCAAAGCACCTTTTTCTTCCCATCTTCCTCAGCATcttactcactcacacactttgTTTCCTACTCAGACTCCAGATATCTCAACACACTCCCTGAGTGTCCCGTTCCCAACAATGTCCACCCCTAACCTGCAGTCTGTGCCATCAGCCTCTGTGGAAACCAGCTTGCACTGTGAATCAACATCCCAAAACCCCATTTCTGTCCCACGACTTATGGACTTACAGTACTGCGAGACCCCTGTGAGCTACCCGGTTTACTGCCAGACAAATTCCCATCCCAACTTCACCTCATATGCTGGAGACTCCGTTTACTATCCTGGATTTAGCATGTGTTCTGCTCCTCTTCTGAGTTCCTCCTGA